From a single Oncorhynchus clarkii lewisi isolate Uvic-CL-2024 unplaced genomic scaffold, UVic_Ocla_1.0 unplaced_contig_9792_pilon_pilon, whole genome shotgun sequence genomic region:
- the LOC139393697 gene encoding iroquois-class homeodomain protein irx-4-A-like isoform X1, whose amino-acid sequence MSYPQFGYPYSSAPQFLMTTNSLTTCCESSGRSIADSRVTASAQTPVYCPVYESRLLATARHELSSAAALGVYGNPYTGSQGYGNYVTYGTDASAFYSLGTFDTKDATAPAHAGITQATAYYPIDPTLGHYQYDRYGCMDGGTRRKNATRETTSTLKAWLQEHRKNPYPTKGEKIMLAIITKMTLTQVSTWFANARRRLKKENKMTWPPRNKCSDEKRYDEDDEASQEENINSENNDDGQSWFFIQQINKKDKDLALSDLDDFDMIESESSECELKHQYLMNTHMTTTDCSNDHLKDTSLKISIPVSLGGEQQHSKTSPEGCDSRQGKACYQQQILDGKPRIWSLAQTATSLNQAEYPSCMLRCQPQPGLPTSPAASSPITVLDRRQDSPVTTLRNWVDGVFHDPLFRHSTLNQALTNTTVSWTTTTKGSILETGALERSVGSVKGLPSLQHQDSTKDNMNFPKTVNKHFCS is encoded by the exons ATGTCATATCCACAATTCGGATATCCCTACTCGTCTGCACCACAA TTCCTCATGACAACCAACTCGTTGACAACTTGCTGCGAGTCAAGCGGCAGAAGCATCGCTGACTCCAGGGTGACAGCCTCCGCCCAGACGCCGGTCTACTGCCCAGTGTACGAGAGCCGGTTGTTGGCCACCGCCAGACACGAGCTGAGCTCCGCAGCTGCTCTGGGGGTGTATGGGAACCCGTACACTGGGAGTCAAGGCTATGGAAATTACGTTACTTATGGAACCGACGCGTCTGCTTTCTACTCGCTG GGGACATTCGATACCAAAGATGCAACAGCGCCCGCGCATGCAGGGATAACCCAGGCTACAGCGTACTATCCCATTGACCCCACTCTGGGACATTATCAGTACGACAG ATATGGCTGTATGGACGGAGGGACCAGGAGGAAGAACGCCACCCGGGAGACAACCAGCACACTGAAGGCCTGGCTACAGGAGCACAGGAAGAACCCCTACCCCACCAAGGGAGAGAAGATCATGTTGGCCATCATTACTAAAATGACCCTGACGCAGGTGTCCACCTGGTTTGCCAACGCCAGGAGGAGGCTGAAGAAGGAGAACAAGATGACGTGGCCTCCGAGGAACAAGTGTTCTGATGAGAAGAgatatgatgaggatgatgaagcATCTCAGGAGGAGAACATCAACAGTGAGAACAACGATGATGGTCAGTCCTGGTTCTTTATACAACAAATTAACA AGAAAGATAAGGATCTCGCGCTGAGTGACCTGGATGACTTCGACATGATCGAATCAGAGAGCTCGGAGTGCGAGCTCAAACACCAGTACCTCATGAACACTCACATGACGACAACTGACTGTTCGAACGACCATCTGAAGGACACATCTTTAAAGATCAGCATACCCGTGTCCCTGGGcggggagcagcagcacagtaaAACCTCACCAGAGGGCTGCGACAGCCGGCAGGGGAAAGCTTGCTACCAACAACAGATACTGGACGGCAAACCACGGATTTGGTCGTTGGCCCAGACGGCCACGTCTCTGAACCAGGCGGAGTACCCGTCCTGTATGTTGAGGTGTCAGCCTCAGCCGGGCCTGCCCACCTCTCCGGCCGCCTCCTCCCCTATCACGGTTCTAGACAGACGGCAGGACTCTCCCGTTACAACTCTCAGAAACTGGGTGGATGGGGTTTTCCACGATCCGTTGTTCAGACACAGTACTTTGAACCAGGCCCTGACCAACACCACGGTCTCGTGGACCACGACCACCAAGGGTTCGATACTAGAGACCGGTGCTCTGGAACGTTCTGTTGGGAGCGTCAAAGGACTTCCGTCTCTACAGCACCAAGACTCCACGAAGGACAATATGAATTTCCCTAAAACTGTTAACAAACACTTCTGCTCTTAA
- the LOC139393697 gene encoding iroquois-class homeodomain protein irx-4-A-like isoform X2, producing MSYPQFGYPYSSAPQFLMTTNSLTTCCESSGRSIADSRVTASAQTPVYCPVYESRLLATARHELSSAAALGVYGNPYTGSQGYGNYVTYGTDASAFYSLGTFDTKDATAPAHAGITQATAYYPIDPTLGHYQYDRYGCMDGGTRRKNATRETTSTLKAWLQEHRKNPYPTKGEKIMLAIITKMTLTQVSTWFANARRRLKKENKMTWPPRNKCSDEKRYDEDDEASQEENINSENNDDEKDKDLALSDLDDFDMIESESSECELKHQYLMNTHMTTTDCSNDHLKDTSLKISIPVSLGGEQQHSKTSPEGCDSRQGKACYQQQILDGKPRIWSLAQTATSLNQAEYPSCMLRCQPQPGLPTSPAASSPITVLDRRQDSPVTTLRNWVDGVFHDPLFRHSTLNQALTNTTVSWTTTTKGSILETGALERSVGSVKGLPSLQHQDSTKDNMNFPKTVNKHFCS from the exons ATGTCATATCCACAATTCGGATATCCCTACTCGTCTGCACCACAA TTCCTCATGACAACCAACTCGTTGACAACTTGCTGCGAGTCAAGCGGCAGAAGCATCGCTGACTCCAGGGTGACAGCCTCCGCCCAGACGCCGGTCTACTGCCCAGTGTACGAGAGCCGGTTGTTGGCCACCGCCAGACACGAGCTGAGCTCCGCAGCTGCTCTGGGGGTGTATGGGAACCCGTACACTGGGAGTCAAGGCTATGGAAATTACGTTACTTATGGAACCGACGCGTCTGCTTTCTACTCGCTG GGGACATTCGATACCAAAGATGCAACAGCGCCCGCGCATGCAGGGATAACCCAGGCTACAGCGTACTATCCCATTGACCCCACTCTGGGACATTATCAGTACGACAG ATATGGCTGTATGGACGGAGGGACCAGGAGGAAGAACGCCACCCGGGAGACAACCAGCACACTGAAGGCCTGGCTACAGGAGCACAGGAAGAACCCCTACCCCACCAAGGGAGAGAAGATCATGTTGGCCATCATTACTAAAATGACCCTGACGCAGGTGTCCACCTGGTTTGCCAACGCCAGGAGGAGGCTGAAGAAGGAGAACAAGATGACGTGGCCTCCGAGGAACAAGTGTTCTGATGAGAAGAgatatgatgaggatgatgaagcATCTCAGGAGGAGAACATCAACAGTGAGAACAACGATGATG AGAAAGATAAGGATCTCGCGCTGAGTGACCTGGATGACTTCGACATGATCGAATCAGAGAGCTCGGAGTGCGAGCTCAAACACCAGTACCTCATGAACACTCACATGACGACAACTGACTGTTCGAACGACCATCTGAAGGACACATCTTTAAAGATCAGCATACCCGTGTCCCTGGGcggggagcagcagcacagtaaAACCTCACCAGAGGGCTGCGACAGCCGGCAGGGGAAAGCTTGCTACCAACAACAGATACTGGACGGCAAACCACGGATTTGGTCGTTGGCCCAGACGGCCACGTCTCTGAACCAGGCGGAGTACCCGTCCTGTATGTTGAGGTGTCAGCCTCAGCCGGGCCTGCCCACCTCTCCGGCCGCCTCCTCCCCTATCACGGTTCTAGACAGACGGCAGGACTCTCCCGTTACAACTCTCAGAAACTGGGTGGATGGGGTTTTCCACGATCCGTTGTTCAGACACAGTACTTTGAACCAGGCCCTGACCAACACCACGGTCTCGTGGACCACGACCACCAAGGGTTCGATACTAGAGACCGGTGCTCTGGAACGTTCTGTTGGGAGCGTCAAAGGACTTCCGTCTCTACAGCACCAAGACTCCACGAAGGACAATATGAATTTCCCTAAAACTGTTAACAAACACTTCTGCTCTTAA